One stretch of Mycolicibacterium fallax DNA includes these proteins:
- a CDS encoding cytochrome P450, whose amino-acid sequence MTKPSVVFDPFSDEYYNDPYDIYLRMQDEAPVYYSAEHDFYALTRHADVAAALKDHETYSSSRGCDLSMIRSEEGVQKSIIFMDPPDHRYLRSLVNKAFTPRAVQSQRETIEHLVDQYLSKVDPEHFDVVADFSGPFPVEVITRMAGVPEEYRQKVREWIDTSLSREPGQMGLTEAGMAASIESGMYYYKLAQDRRANPQDDMISRLIAAEVPDDAGGTRTLDDIEIAGFTSLLGGAGAETVTKLVGSAVVTFARHPEQWEKLRNDRSLLPGAVEEMLRFDGPVHYNVRFTLREATLHGVTIPAGKPVFLMKAAANRDPRAFSDAGVFDIERDRTEAQNMGFGYGIHSCLGAALARLETIIAMDRLLDFMPRYEVQWDGLQRVHMQNVAGYHHVPVKVL is encoded by the coding sequence ATGACCAAGCCGTCGGTGGTTTTCGACCCCTTCTCCGATGAGTACTACAACGATCCGTACGACATCTACCTGCGGATGCAGGACGAGGCGCCGGTCTACTACAGCGCCGAACACGACTTCTACGCGCTGACCCGGCACGCCGACGTCGCCGCCGCCCTCAAGGACCACGAGACGTACTCCTCCTCCCGCGGCTGCGACCTGTCGATGATCCGGTCCGAGGAGGGCGTGCAGAAGTCCATCATCTTCATGGACCCGCCGGATCATCGCTACCTGCGCAGCCTGGTCAACAAGGCCTTCACCCCGCGGGCCGTGCAGTCCCAGCGCGAGACCATCGAGCACCTCGTCGACCAGTACCTGTCGAAGGTCGACCCGGAGCACTTCGACGTGGTCGCCGACTTCTCCGGCCCCTTCCCGGTCGAGGTCATCACCCGGATGGCCGGGGTACCCGAGGAGTACCGGCAGAAGGTGCGGGAGTGGATCGACACCTCGCTGTCGCGGGAGCCGGGCCAGATGGGGCTGACCGAGGCGGGCATGGCCGCCTCCATCGAATCCGGCATGTACTACTACAAGCTGGCCCAGGATCGCCGGGCCAACCCGCAGGACGACATGATCAGCCGGCTGATCGCCGCGGAGGTGCCCGACGACGCCGGCGGCACCCGCACCCTCGACGACATCGAGATCGCCGGCTTCACCTCGCTGCTCGGCGGCGCGGGCGCCGAGACCGTCACCAAGCTGGTGGGTTCGGCGGTGGTGACCTTCGCCCGCCACCCCGAGCAGTGGGAGAAGCTGCGCAACGACCGCAGCCTGCTGCCCGGCGCGGTCGAAGAAATGCTGCGCTTCGACGGCCCGGTGCATTACAACGTGCGGTTCACCCTGCGCGAGGCGACGCTGCACGGCGTCACCATCCCGGCCGGCAAGCCGGTGTTCCTGATGAAGGCCGCCGCCAACCGCGATCCCCGCGCGTTCAGCGACGCCGGGGTGTTCGACATCGAGCGCGACCGCACCGAGGCACAGAACATGGGCTTTGGCTACGGCATCCACAGCTGCCTGGGCGCCGCGCTGGCCCGGCTGGAGACCATCATCGCGATGGACCGGCTGCTCGACTTCATGCCGCGCTACGAGGTCCAGTGGGACGGCCTCCAGCGGGTGCACATGCAGAATGTGGCCGGCTACCACCACGTCCCGGTGAAGGTGCTGTGA
- a CDS encoding acyl-CoA dehydrogenase family protein gives MRRTLFTEDHEAFRGLARDFIEKEVVPAYPQWEKAGRMPRAAFGKLGETGILGMAIPEAYGGGGQDDYRYNVVLQEEAARALVTLSTVRTQLEVILPYFLHYANEEQRGRWFPGLADGSLLTAIAMTEPGTGSDLAGMRTTAVRDGEDFILNGAKTFITGGMQADLVIVVARTATDPDNRRRGLTLLVVEDGMAGFERGRELDKMGCKVQDTAELSFTDVRVPAANVLGEVDEAFGYLGHNLAQERLTVAVGSVAQARSAIAAAIEYTKSRTAFGTPVASFQNTKFELAACSTEVEAGQAMLDAAVAEHVEGRLSGADAARTKLFCTEMQARVVDRCLQLFGGYGYMMEYPIARLYTDARVTRIYAGTSEVMKVMIAKDLGL, from the coding sequence ATGCGCCGCACCCTGTTCACCGAGGACCACGAGGCCTTCCGCGGGCTGGCCCGCGACTTCATCGAGAAGGAGGTCGTGCCGGCCTACCCGCAGTGGGAGAAGGCCGGCCGGATGCCCCGCGCGGCGTTCGGCAAGCTCGGCGAGACCGGAATCCTGGGGATGGCCATCCCGGAGGCGTACGGCGGCGGCGGGCAGGACGACTACCGCTACAACGTGGTGCTGCAGGAGGAGGCGGCGCGTGCCCTGGTCACGCTGTCGACGGTGCGCACCCAGCTGGAGGTGATCCTGCCGTACTTCCTGCACTACGCGAACGAAGAGCAGCGCGGGCGCTGGTTCCCCGGCCTGGCCGACGGCAGCCTGCTGACCGCCATTGCGATGACCGAACCGGGCACCGGCTCGGATCTGGCCGGCATGCGCACCACCGCGGTCCGCGACGGCGAGGACTTCATCCTCAACGGTGCCAAGACCTTCATCACCGGCGGCATGCAGGCCGACCTGGTGATCGTGGTGGCCCGCACCGCCACCGATCCGGACAACCGCCGCCGCGGGCTGACCCTGCTGGTCGTCGAGGACGGGATGGCCGGGTTCGAGCGCGGCCGCGAGCTCGACAAGATGGGCTGCAAGGTCCAGGACACCGCCGAGCTGTCCTTCACCGACGTGCGGGTGCCGGCGGCCAACGTGCTCGGTGAGGTCGACGAGGCGTTCGGCTACCTGGGCCACAACCTGGCGCAGGAGCGGCTGACCGTCGCGGTCGGGTCGGTGGCGCAGGCCCGCTCGGCGATCGCCGCGGCCATCGAATACACCAAGAGCCGCACCGCGTTCGGCACCCCGGTGGCCTCGTTCCAGAACACCAAGTTCGAGCTGGCCGCGTGCTCGACCGAGGTCGAGGCCGGCCAGGCGATGCTGGACGCGGCGGTCGCCGAACACGTCGAGGGCCGGCTGTCGGGCGCCGACGCCGCGCGGACCAAGCTGTTCTGCACCGAGATGCAGGCCCGGGTGGTCGATCGTTGCCTGCAGCTGTTCGGCGGCTACGGCTACATGATGGAGTACCCGATCGCCCGGCTCTACACCGATGCCCGGGTGACCCGGATCTACGCCGGCACCAGCGAGGTGATGAAGGTGATGATCGCCAAGGACCTGGGCCTGTAG
- a CDS encoding metal-dependent hydrolase family protein, with amino-acid sequence MSDAKRASGPTRLTLKAAGLLDVDAGAIIRPGIVAVEDDRIVAEVDPDAPVIDLGEAILLPGLMDMEVNLLMGGRGENPGLSQVQDDPPTRMLRAVGNARRTLRAGFTTVRNLGLFVKTGGYLLDVALAKAIDAGWIEGPRIIPAGHAITPTGGHLDPTMFAAFMPGVLELTIEEGIANGVDEIRKAVRYQIKHGAQLIKVCCSGGVMSLTGEPGAQHYSDEELRVIVDEAHRRGLRVAAHTHGAEAVKHAIECGIDCIEHGFLMDDEAIAMMVEHDRFLVSTRRLAEAMDVSKAPKVLQDKAARMFPMARTSIKAAYEAGVKIAVGTDAPAIPHGRNADELVTLVEWGMPAEAVLRAATVVAADLINAPDLGRLAPGQLADIIAVPGNPLEDISITRNVNFVMKGGKVFRNDNAD; translated from the coding sequence GTGTCCGACGCCAAGCGAGCCAGCGGCCCAACCCGACTGACCCTCAAGGCGGCCGGACTGCTCGACGTCGATGCCGGGGCGATCATTCGCCCCGGCATCGTCGCCGTCGAGGACGACCGGATCGTCGCCGAGGTGGATCCGGACGCCCCGGTCATCGACCTCGGCGAGGCGATCCTGCTGCCCGGCCTGATGGACATGGAGGTCAACCTGCTGATGGGCGGCCGCGGGGAGAACCCCGGGCTGTCCCAGGTGCAGGACGATCCGCCGACCCGGATGCTGCGCGCGGTCGGCAACGCCCGGCGCACCCTGCGGGCCGGCTTCACCACCGTGCGCAACCTGGGGTTGTTCGTCAAGACCGGCGGCTACCTGCTCGACGTGGCGCTGGCCAAGGCCATCGACGCCGGCTGGATCGAGGGCCCGCGGATCATCCCGGCCGGTCACGCCATCACCCCCACCGGCGGTCACCTGGACCCCACCATGTTCGCCGCGTTCATGCCCGGCGTGCTGGAGCTGACCATCGAGGAGGGCATCGCCAACGGGGTCGACGAGATCCGCAAGGCGGTCCGCTACCAGATCAAGCACGGCGCCCAGCTGATCAAGGTGTGCTGCTCGGGCGGGGTGATGTCACTGACCGGTGAGCCCGGCGCCCAACACTATTCGGACGAGGAACTGCGCGTCATCGTCGACGAGGCGCACCGGCGCGGGCTGCGGGTGGCGGCGCACACCCACGGCGCTGAGGCGGTCAAGCACGCCATCGAGTGCGGCATCGACTGCATCGAGCACGGCTTCCTGATGGACGACGAGGCCATCGCGATGATGGTCGAGCACGACCGGTTCCTGGTCTCCACCCGCCGGCTGGCCGAGGCGATGGATGTCTCCAAAGCACCGAAGGTGCTGCAGGACAAGGCCGCCCGGATGTTCCCGATGGCCCGCACCTCGATCAAGGCGGCCTATGAGGCCGGCGTCAAGATCGCCGTCGGCACCGACGCGCCGGCCATCCCGCACGGCCGCAACGCCGACGAACTGGTCACCCTGGTCGAGTGGGGCATGCCGGCCGAGGCGGTGCTGCGGGCGGCCACCGTGGTCGCTGCCGACCTGATCAACGCCCCGGATCTGGGCCGCCTGGCGCCGGGTCAGCTGGCCGACATCATTGCCGTGCCGGGCAATCCGCTGGAAGATATCAGCATTACACGCAATGTTAATTTTGTAATGAAAGGCGGTAAGGTTTTCCGCAATGACAACGCCGACTGA
- a CDS encoding thiolase family protein, producing MTEAVIAAAVRTPIGKRNGSLATAHAADLSALVLNELMARTGLDPAVVDDVVWGCVGQVGDQSSNIARYSVLAAGWPESIPGVTVNRACGSSQQALDFAAAAVLSGLQDVVVAGGVEVMSRVPLGATRSTGMPFGPKALARYDGFQFNQGLGAELICRRWGFDRRAVDEYAVRSHELAAAAADRGAFTEQIVAVDGLAADEGIRRGSTVEKLSGLKPAFSDDGVIHAGNSSQISDGAAALLVTTAAKAAELGLTPLARYVAGAVTGDDPVLMLTGPIPATEKVLARAGLGVGDIGVFEVNEAFAPVPMAWLAETGADPDRLNPLGGAIALGHPLGASGAVLMTRMLHHMRDNGIRYGLQTMCEGGGTANATVVELI from the coding sequence GTGACCGAAGCCGTGATTGCCGCCGCGGTGCGGACCCCGATCGGCAAGCGCAACGGATCGCTGGCGACGGCGCACGCCGCCGACCTGTCGGCGCTGGTGCTCAACGAGCTGATGGCCCGCACCGGACTGGACCCGGCCGTCGTCGACGATGTGGTGTGGGGCTGCGTCGGCCAGGTCGGCGACCAGTCCAGCAACATCGCCCGGTATTCGGTGCTGGCGGCCGGCTGGCCCGAGTCCATTCCCGGCGTGACGGTCAACCGGGCCTGTGGATCGAGCCAGCAGGCGCTGGACTTCGCCGCCGCGGCGGTGCTGTCCGGGCTGCAGGACGTGGTGGTGGCCGGCGGTGTCGAGGTGATGAGCCGGGTACCGCTGGGCGCCACCCGCTCCACCGGCATGCCGTTCGGCCCCAAGGCGCTGGCCCGTTACGACGGCTTCCAGTTCAACCAGGGCCTCGGCGCGGAATTGATCTGCCGGCGCTGGGGATTCGACCGCAGGGCCGTCGACGAGTACGCCGTGCGCTCCCATGAGCTGGCCGCCGCCGCAGCGGACCGCGGCGCCTTCACCGAGCAGATCGTCGCGGTCGACGGATTGGCCGCCGACGAGGGCATCCGCCGCGGCAGCACCGTCGAGAAGCTGTCCGGGCTCAAACCGGCGTTCTCCGACGACGGCGTCATCCATGCCGGCAACTCCTCGCAGATCTCCGACGGGGCGGCCGCGCTGCTGGTGACCACCGCGGCAAAGGCCGCCGAACTCGGGCTGACCCCGCTGGCCCGCTACGTCGCGGGCGCGGTCACCGGCGATGACCCGGTGCTGATGCTGACCGGACCCATCCCGGCCACCGAGAAGGTGCTGGCGCGGGCCGGACTCGGCGTCGGCGACATCGGCGTCTTCGAGGTGAACGAGGCGTTCGCCCCGGTGCCGATGGCCTGGCTGGCCGAGACCGGCGCCGACCCGGACCGGCTCAACCCGCTCGGCGGCGCGATCGCGCTGGGGCACCCGCTCGGGGCCTCCGGCGCGGTGCTGATGACCCGGATGCTGCACCACATGCGCGACAACGGCATCCGTTACGGGCTGCAGACCATGTGCGAGGGTGGCGGCACCGCCAACGCCACCGTCGTCGAACTCATCTGA
- a CDS encoding acyl-CoA dehydrogenase family protein: protein MNFELTEDQQLIRTSVAELCTRFDDHYWMERDLNHEFPREFYDAISSGGWLGMTIPEEYGGHGLGITEATLLLEEVARSGAAMNGASAIHLNIFGMQPVVKHGSEALKADTLPRIVNGDLHVCFGVTEPGAGLDTSRITTFAKREGDHYRVNGRKVWISKAGESEKILLLTRTTPREDCAKKTDGMTLFLTDLDPEHVDIRPIKKMGRNAVASNEVFIDDLMVPVEHRVGEEGQGFRYILDGLNPERMLIAAEALGIGRVALEKAVKYGNERHVFNRPIGMNQGLQFPLADSLARLDAAELVLRKATWLYDNGKPCGREANTAKYLCADAGFGAADRALQLHGGMGYSEEYHVSRYFRESRLMKIAPVSQEMILNFLGEHVLGMPRSY, encoded by the coding sequence ATGAACTTCGAGCTCACCGAGGATCAGCAGCTCATCCGCACGTCGGTGGCCGAACTGTGCACCCGCTTCGACGACCACTACTGGATGGAGCGCGACCTCAACCACGAGTTCCCGCGGGAGTTCTACGACGCCATCTCCAGCGGTGGCTGGCTGGGCATGACCATCCCGGAGGAGTACGGCGGTCACGGCCTGGGCATCACCGAGGCCACCCTGCTGCTGGAGGAGGTGGCCCGCTCCGGCGCGGCGATGAACGGCGCCAGCGCGATCCACCTCAACATCTTCGGCATGCAGCCGGTGGTCAAACACGGCTCCGAGGCGCTCAAGGCCGACACCCTGCCGCGGATCGTCAACGGCGACCTGCACGTCTGCTTCGGCGTCACCGAACCCGGTGCGGGGCTGGACACCTCGCGGATCACCACCTTCGCCAAGCGCGAGGGCGACCACTACCGGGTCAACGGCCGAAAGGTGTGGATCAGCAAGGCCGGGGAGAGCGAGAAGATCCTGCTGCTGACCCGCACCACACCGCGCGAGGACTGCGCCAAGAAGACCGACGGCATGACGCTGTTCCTCACCGATCTGGACCCCGAGCACGTCGACATCCGGCCGATCAAGAAGATGGGCCGAAATGCGGTGGCCTCCAACGAGGTCTTCATCGACGACCTGATGGTGCCCGTCGAGCACCGGGTCGGCGAGGAGGGCCAGGGCTTCCGCTACATCCTCGACGGGCTGAACCCCGAGCGGATGCTGATCGCCGCCGAGGCGCTCGGCATCGGCCGGGTCGCGCTGGAAAAGGCCGTCAAATACGGCAACGAACGGCACGTCTTCAACCGGCCGATCGGGATGAACCAGGGGCTGCAGTTCCCGCTGGCCGACTCGCTGGCCCGGCTGGACGCCGCGGAACTCGTGCTGCGCAAGGCGACCTGGCTCTACGACAACGGCAAACCCTGTGGGCGGGAAGCCAATACCGCCAAGTACCTGTGCGCCGACGCCGGCTTCGGCGCCGCCGACCGGGCCCTGCAGCTGCACGGCGGGATGGGTTACTCCGAGGAGTACCACGTGTCCCGGTACTTCCGGGAATCCCGGCTGATGAAGATCGCCCCGGTCAGCCAGGAGATGATCCTGAACTTCCTCGGCGAGCACGTGCTCGGCATGCCGCGCAGCTACTGA
- a CDS encoding nuclear transport factor 2 family protein, protein MTTPTDKPTRIEDLVEIQQLLAKYAVTITQGDTDGLISVFTPDGTYSAFGETYTLNRFPVLVDAAPKGLFMTGTALVDLDEGADSASGTQPLCFIEHSKHDMRIGYYRDTYLRTADGWRLKTRAMTFIRRSGDHDHGRPHAIGRPEAG, encoded by the coding sequence ATGACAACGCCGACTGACAAACCCACCCGCATCGAAGACCTGGTCGAGATCCAGCAACTGCTGGCCAAGTACGCGGTCACCATCACCCAGGGCGACACCGACGGCCTGATCAGCGTGTTCACCCCGGACGGCACATACAGCGCGTTCGGCGAGACCTACACGCTCAACCGGTTCCCGGTGCTCGTCGACGCCGCTCCCAAGGGGCTGTTCATGACCGGCACCGCGCTGGTCGACCTCGACGAGGGCGCCGACAGCGCCTCGGGCACCCAGCCGCTGTGCTTCATCGAGCACTCCAAGCACGACATGCGGATCGGTTACTACCGCGACACCTACCTGCGCACCGCGGACGGCTGGCGGCTGAAAACCCGTGCCATGACGTTCATTCGGCGCAGCGGCGATCATGACCACGGCCGGCCGCACGCGATCGGCAGGCCCGAAGCCGGATGA
- a CDS encoding TetR/AcrR family transcriptional regulator, translating into MSSARPYATLLAKGEDRKQRILAVAQRLVTRNGWRNTTLAQIAREAGVSAAGLLHHFESKEQLLHAVVDARDADDDAHSDRAGDLLEQIARVGERVDRAPELVGTYSVLLVENLMPEAPLHDRLLIRQRAAVQIVTDLIARGQADGRYRTDFDPALKAVQIVSLVNGMEISWLLDPSIPLQEALREYARTLAREFAPDAS; encoded by the coding sequence GTGTCATCTGCCAGGCCCTATGCCACCCTGCTCGCCAAGGGTGAGGACCGCAAACAGCGGATCTTGGCGGTCGCGCAGCGGCTGGTGACCCGCAACGGCTGGCGCAACACCACGCTGGCGCAGATCGCCCGGGAGGCCGGGGTGAGCGCGGCCGGGCTGCTGCACCACTTCGAGTCCAAGGAACAGCTGCTGCACGCCGTCGTCGATGCCCGCGACGCCGATGACGACGCGCACTCCGACCGCGCCGGGGATCTGCTCGAGCAGATCGCCCGGGTCGGCGAGCGGGTGGACCGGGCCCCCGAGCTGGTCGGCACCTACTCGGTGCTGCTGGTGGAGAACCTGATGCCGGAGGCCCCGCTGCACGATCGGTTGCTGATCCGTCAGCGCGCGGCCGTCCAGATCGTCACCGACCTGATCGCCCGCGGCCAGGCCGACGGGCGGTACCGCACCGACTTCGATCCGGCCCTGAAGGCCGTGCAAATTGTGTCCCTCGTCAACGGAATGGAAATTTCATGGCTGCTCGATCCTTCAATCCCGCTGCAGGAAGCGCTGCGGGAGTACGCGAGAACGCTGGCGAGGGAGTTCGCACCGGACGCATCGTGA
- a CDS encoding ferredoxin has product MTKKVVVDYDLCEANAVCMGIIPEVFDLDDQDNLNVLDDEVTPEREQLIREAVRQCPRQAISIVEE; this is encoded by the coding sequence ATGACGAAGAAGGTGGTCGTCGACTACGACCTGTGCGAGGCCAACGCGGTCTGCATGGGCATCATTCCCGAGGTGTTCGACCTCGATGACCAGGACAATCTGAACGTGCTCGACGACGAGGTGACCCCGGAGCGCGAGCAGCTGATCCGCGAGGCCGTGCGGCAGTGCCCGCGCCAGGCCATCTCCATCGTCGAGGAGTAG
- a CDS encoding CaiB/BaiF CoA transferase family protein, whose amino-acid sequence MTKPHGPLAGITVIALEQAVSAPMCSRVLADFGARVIKVENPNGGDFARDYDTVVNGLAAHFVWANRGKESITLDLKSAAGLDILHRLLERADALVSNLAPGATARMGLAPEALRARYPELIAVEIDGYGPGGPISHKRAYDLLVQAESGACAVTGGPGAPAKPGPPVADISTGLYSALSIMALLLGRARGALPAGEPMPSVAVSLFDTMTDIMGYPLTYTQHSGIDQVPLGMSSPAVSPYGAFATRDGQTVVLGTTNDREWQRLARDIIERPDLADDPRFATNSDRCAARAELDAAIGSWCAGRDLAEIQAIADAAGIGNSRYNLPSEVVEHPQLRARDRWRSVETPNGPIPALLPPPVIAGHTAAMGPVPALGEHTDAILADLGLDAAAIAELRAAGAIGPNPKDVTP is encoded by the coding sequence GTGACCAAACCGCACGGGCCGCTGGCCGGCATCACCGTGATCGCCCTGGAACAGGCCGTGTCGGCACCGATGTGCAGCCGGGTGCTGGCCGACTTCGGCGCCCGGGTGATCAAGGTGGAGAACCCCAACGGCGGCGACTTCGCCCGCGACTACGACACCGTCGTCAACGGGCTGGCCGCGCACTTCGTCTGGGCCAACCGCGGCAAGGAGTCCATCACCCTTGACCTGAAATCTGCTGCCGGACTGGACATCCTGCACCGGCTGCTGGAACGCGCCGACGCGCTGGTGTCCAACCTGGCCCCCGGGGCCACCGCCCGGATGGGGCTGGCGCCGGAGGCCCTGCGGGCCCGGTACCCGGAGCTGATCGCCGTCGAGATCGACGGCTACGGGCCCGGCGGCCCGATCTCGCACAAGCGCGCCTACGACCTGCTGGTGCAGGCCGAATCCGGGGCGTGCGCGGTCACCGGCGGCCCCGGCGCACCGGCCAAACCCGGCCCGCCGGTCGCCGACATCTCCACCGGCCTGTACTCGGCACTGTCCATCATGGCGCTGCTGCTGGGCCGCGCCCGCGGCGCGCTGCCGGCCGGCGAGCCGATGCCCTCGGTCGCGGTCAGCCTGTTCGACACCATGACCGACATCATGGGCTACCCGCTGACCTACACCCAGCACAGCGGCATCGACCAGGTGCCGCTCGGAATGAGTTCCCCGGCGGTGTCGCCCTACGGTGCGTTCGCCACCCGGGACGGGCAGACCGTCGTGCTCGGCACCACCAACGACCGGGAATGGCAGCGGCTGGCCCGCGACATCATCGAGCGCCCCGACCTGGCCGATGACCCCCGGTTCGCCACCAACTCCGACCGCTGCGCGGCCCGCGCCGAACTCGACGCGGCGATCGGAAGCTGGTGCGCCGGGCGCGATCTGGCCGAGATTCAGGCGATCGCCGATGCCGCCGGGATCGGCAACTCCCGCTACAACCTGCCCAGCGAGGTCGTTGAGCACCCGCAGCTGCGTGCCCGGGACCGCTGGCGCAGCGTCGAGACCCCCAACGGGCCGATCCCGGCGCTGCTGCCGCCGCCGGTGATCGCCGGGCACACCGCGGCGATGGGGCCGGTGCCGGCGCTGGGCGAACACACCGATGCCATCCTGGCCGACCTGGGCCTGGACGCCGCCGCCATTGCCGAGCTGCGCGCCGCCGGCGCCATCGGCCCGAACCCCAAGGACGTGACCCCGTGA
- a CDS encoding carboxymuconolactone decarboxylase family protein, with translation MLLPPLPAAQWGEEVDSALRGMLPRARRNPEAAGNGLATMVHHPDLTKAFLALNVHLLFNSPLPARLREVAILRVAQHCRAPYEWHHHVTMGKMVGLTDADIAGIQAGSAPDPVDQLIVDAVDELEDTARLSESTWTALGEHLDDRQRMDLIFTTGTYRTLATAFNTFGVQLDSPADPQQSTPQQPTPEHREDR, from the coding sequence ATCCTGCTGCCCCCGCTGCCCGCCGCGCAGTGGGGCGAGGAGGTGGACAGCGCCCTGCGCGGAATGCTGCCGCGGGCCCGCCGCAACCCCGAGGCCGCCGGCAACGGCCTGGCGACCATGGTCCACCACCCGGATCTGACCAAGGCCTTCCTGGCGCTCAACGTGCACCTGCTGTTCAACTCCCCGCTGCCCGCGCGGCTGCGCGAGGTGGCCATCCTGCGCGTCGCCCAGCACTGCCGGGCGCCCTACGAATGGCACCACCACGTCACCATGGGCAAGATGGTCGGCCTCACCGATGCCGACATCGCCGGCATCCAAGCCGGCTCGGCCCCCGATCCGGTCGACCAGCTCATCGTCGACGCGGTCGACGAGCTGGAGGACACCGCCCGGCTGTCCGAGAGCACCTGGACCGCCCTGGGTGAGCACCTCGACGACCGGCAGCGGATGGACCTGATCTTCACCACGGGCACCTACCGCACCCTGGCGACGGCCTTCAACACCTTTGGCGTGCAACTCGACTCCCCCGCAGATCCCCAACAGTCAACACCCCAACAGCCAACACCCGAACACCGAGAGGACAGGTAA
- a CDS encoding aromatic ring-hydroxylating oxygenase subunit alpha has protein sequence MAHFPKPAAGSWTENWPELGTGPVDYTDSIDPEHWKLEQQAIFRRTWLHVGRVERLPKAGSYFTREMPSVGKGTSIIVNKDKDGVIRAFYNLCRHRGNKLVWNDYPGEEVSGSCRQFTCKYHAWRYALNGDLTFIQQEDEFFDVDKTEYPLVSVRCEVWEGFIFVNFDDDAKPLIESMGEFGKGLEGYPFHEMTEVYSYKAEIKANWKLFIDAFVEFYHAPILHMKQATPEEAAKLAKVGFEALHYDIKGDHSMISSWGGMSPPKDLSMVKPIERILHSGLFGPWDRPDIEGILPDELPPAVNPARQPTWGQDSFEFFPNFTLLLWVPGWYLTYNYWPTGVDSHIFEANLYFVPPKNTRQRLSQELAAVTFKEYALQDANTLEATQTQIGTRAVTDFLLCDQEVLLRHLHHTAHKYVDNYKAELAENGVAAPTQCEKDTTHV, from the coding sequence ATGGCGCATTTCCCGAAACCGGCCGCGGGTAGCTGGACCGAGAACTGGCCCGAGCTGGGCACAGGACCGGTCGACTACACCGACTCCATTGACCCGGAGCACTGGAAACTGGAGCAGCAGGCCATCTTCCGTCGCACCTGGCTGCACGTCGGCCGGGTGGAGCGGCTGCCCAAGGCCGGCAGCTACTTCACCCGCGAGATGCCGTCGGTCGGCAAGGGCACCTCGATCATCGTCAACAAGGACAAGGACGGTGTCATCCGGGCGTTCTACAACCTGTGCCGGCACCGCGGCAACAAGCTGGTCTGGAACGACTACCCCGGCGAGGAGGTCTCGGGCAGCTGCCGCCAGTTCACCTGCAAGTACCACGCCTGGCGCTACGCGCTCAACGGTGACCTGACCTTCATCCAGCAGGAGGACGAGTTCTTCGACGTCGACAAGACCGAATACCCGCTGGTGTCGGTCCGCTGCGAGGTCTGGGAGGGCTTCATCTTCGTCAACTTCGACGACGACGCCAAGCCGCTGATCGAGTCCATGGGCGAGTTCGGCAAGGGCCTGGAAGGCTACCCGTTCCACGAGATGACCGAGGTCTACAGCTACAAGGCCGAGATCAAGGCGAACTGGAAGCTGTTCATCGACGCGTTCGTCGAGTTCTACCACGCACCGATCCTGCACATGAAGCAGGCGACCCCGGAGGAGGCCGCCAAGCTGGCCAAGGTCGGCTTCGAGGCGCTGCACTACGACATCAAGGGCGATCACTCGATGATCTCGTCTTGGGGCGGGATGTCCCCGCCCAAGGACCTGAGCATGGTCAAGCCGATCGAGCGGATCCTGCACAGCGGCCTGTTCGGTCCGTGGGACCGACCCGACATCGAGGGCATCCTGCCCGACGAGCTGCCGCCGGCGGTCAACCCGGCTCGCCAGCCCACCTGGGGCCAGGACAGCTTCGAGTTCTTCCCGAACTTCACCCTGCTGCTGTGGGTTCCGGGCTGGTACCTGACCTACAACTACTGGCCGACCGGGGTGGACAGCCACATCTTCGAGGCCAACCTGTACTTCGTGCCGCCGAAGAACACCCGGCAGCGACTGTCCCAGGAACTGGCCGCGGTGACGTTCAAGGAGTACGCCCTGCAGGACGCCAACACCCTGGAGGCCACCCAGACCCAGATCGGCACCCGGGCGGTCACCGACTTCCTGCTCTGCGATCAGGAGGTGCTGCTGCGCCACCTGCACCACACCGCGCACAAGTACGTCGACAACTACAAGGCGGAGCTGGCCGAAAATGGCGTCGCCGCGCCCACCCAGTGTGAAAAGGACACCACTCATGTCTGA